In Paenibacillus ihbetae, the following are encoded in one genomic region:
- a CDS encoding alpha/beta-type small acid-soluble spore protein: MAQGRSSNNLVVPQATAALQQLKVEAAQELGVTLPQDGYMGNYTSRETGSLGGYITKRLVQLAEQQLSGRSNL; this comes from the coding sequence ATGGCTCAAGGACGTTCTTCTAACAACCTGGTTGTTCCTCAAGCGACTGCAGCTCTTCAACAATTGAAAGTAGAAGCTGCTCAAGAACTGGGTGTAACTCTTCCGCAAGACGGCTACATGGGTAACTACACTTCCCGTGAAACTGGTTCATTGGGAGGTTACATCACTAAGCGTCTGGTACAACTGGCTGAGCAGCAATTATCGGGTCGTTCGAACCTGTAA